Proteins found in one Cardiocondyla obscurior isolate alpha-2009 linkage group LG03, Cobs3.1, whole genome shotgun sequence genomic segment:
- the LOC139113825 gene encoding uncharacterized protein — translation MIIFISINMKTIWLKMNPSTVEQSVPCNHSSVIDRHRLSPKIMISNIDVRQLSTWPIEVRVVRVQSPTMFWVKLINDEAAHKEMLERMALRMRFAAPQLILSPNEIIIGTLVAIREGSKWQRGIIEYVGATSITVNLRDWARTTERMPHECLRLESQFHEMRWQAIPCVLNGILPLRAQVWTEQEVVHAKIIMEKTQGWIIINDVLSDNAALVSYLRGGQTENVPMIDVSTLFIQIGIAKKI, via the exons atgataatttttatctctataaacaTGAAAACAATTTGGCTCAAGATGAATCCTTCAACCGTCGAGCAgtcagttccttgcaaccactcatcagtaattgatcgtcatcgtttgtcaccaaaaatt atgatttccaacATCGACGTAAGACAGCTGTCCACTTGGCCGATTGAGGTACGCGTggtacgcgtacaatcacctACAATGTTTTGggtgaaattaatcaacgatgAAGCAGCTCATAAGGAAATGCTGGAACGAATGGCCTTACGCATGAGATTTGCAGCACCTCAACTGATACTGTCaccgaatgaaataataataggaaCTCTCGTTGCCATCCGCGAAGGTTCAAAATGGCAAAGAGGGATCATCGAGTACGTCGGTGCTACTTCGATTACTGTaaatcttcgcgactgggctcgcacAACTGAAAGAATGCCGCATGAATGTTTACGACTAGAGAGCCAATTCCATGAAATGAGGTGGCAAGCAATACCatgtgttttaaatggaatcttGCCTCTGCGAGCTCAGGTATGGACGGAGCAGGAGGTTGTGCACGCAAAAATCATCATGGAAAAAACGCAGGGATGGATCATTATCAATGATGTTCTCAGTGACAATGCTGCACTTGTTTCATATCTCAGAGGCGGGCAAACGGAAAACGTGCCTATGATAGATgtatctacattatttatacaaataggtattgcaaaaaaaatttaa